The following coding sequences lie in one Rutidosis leptorrhynchoides isolate AG116_Rl617_1_P2 chromosome 4, CSIRO_AGI_Rlap_v1, whole genome shotgun sequence genomic window:
- the LOC139842662 gene encoding uncharacterized protein, with product MLESHKEATVAERISNVNSTSVGNWNWSRTPSGRAIDELTELTNLISSVSISDCPDSWKFTLDTSGTFTTSSMSSLINTLKYGVYTRNLSLPRNKYVPQKVFIFLWRVIQQKFPVRCELDKKGIDLHTILCALCDQHIETIEHALVNCHKVTSIWVKLLDWWNQNNTLFSNINEAIISDQGFSYNSIGSTLWQATKWITCYILWKHRNLKVFSSKEWNPAMIISEIQTQSFSWLSNRSRKKYQLNGINGSSTLLFTLQRL from the coding sequence aTGTTGGAATCCCACAAAGAAGCAACTGTTGCTGAAAGAATCTCGAATGTCAACTCCACTTCGGTTGGAAATTGGAATTGGTCTCGGACACCGAGTGGTCGTGCAATAGATGAACTTACGGAACTCACTAATCTAATTTCATCCGTAAGTATTTCAGATTGCCCCGATTCATGGAAATTCACTCTTGACACATCCGGCACTTTCACAACATCATCAATGTCAAGTTTGATCAATACATTAAAATATGGCGTCTACACTAGAAATCTATCACTACCTCGCAACAAATACGTCCCACAAAAGGTTTTCATATTCTTATGGAGAGTCATTCAACAAAAATTCCCAGTTAGATGTGAACTTGACAAAAAAGGAATTGACCTCCACACCATCTTATGCGCCTTATGCGATCAACATATTGAAACCATAGAACATGCGTTGGTTAATTGTCATAAAGTGACTTCAATTTGGGTAAAATTGCTAGATTGGTGGAATCAAAATAACACACTATTTTCTAACATCAATGAAGCTATCATCTCCGACCAAGGTTTCTCATATAACTCCATTGGATCAACCTTATGGCAAGCTACTAAATGGATTACTTGTTACATTTTATGGAAACATAGGAACCTAAAAGTTTTCTCAAGTAAAGAGTGGAACCCCGCAATGATTATATCCGAAATTCAAACACAAAGTTTTAGTTGGCTCTCAAACCGATCGCGAAAAAAATACCAATTGAATGGCATCAATGGCTCATCAACCCTTCTTTTTACATTGCAACGCCTCTAA